Proteins encoded together in one Quercus lobata isolate SW786 unplaced genomic scaffold, ValleyOak3.0 Primary Assembly Scq3eQI_124, whole genome shotgun sequence window:
- the LOC115973741 gene encoding zinc finger protein ZAT11-like: MAMKRMREDGGIESLDMANCLMLLSHSLETKPRKASLVDVFECKTCNRQFPSFQALGGHRASHKRPKLMGEELKGRTKSQTLGNKPKMHECSICGLEFAMGQALGGHMRRHRAMMDGSFSSAAIEKKVPVLKRSNSTRVMCLDLNLTPLENDLKLLFGKKAPQIDFTLMI, translated from the coding sequence ATGGCAATGAAGAGAATGAGAGAAGATGGTGGGATAGAGAGCTTAGACATGGCTAATTGTCTAATGCTACTCTCTCATAGCCTAGAGACCAAGCCCAGGAAAGCCTCACTGGTTGATGTGTTTGAGTGCAAGACTTGTAATCGCCAATTCCCATCATTTCAAGCTCTTGGTGGCCACAGAGCGAGCCACAAGAGACCAAAATTGATGGGGGAAGAACTGAAAGGGCGTACAAAGTCTCAGACCCTGGGAAATAAGCCTAAGATGCATGAGTGCTCAATATGTGGGCTTGAGTTTGCTATGGGGCAAGCTTTGGGTGGTCACATGAGGAGGCATAGAGCAATGATGGATGGTTCATTTTCTTCCGCTGCCATAGAAAAGAAAGTGCCGGTGCTGAAAAGATCAAATAGTACGAGGGTTATGTGCTTGGACTTGAACTTGACACCTTTGGAGAATGATTTGAAGTTACTATTTGGGAAGAAGGCTCCTCAAATTGACTTTactttgatgatttga